The Triticum aestivum cultivar Chinese Spring chromosome 7B, IWGSC CS RefSeq v2.1, whole genome shotgun sequence genome window below encodes:
- the LOC123159665 gene encoding uncharacterized protein — protein sequence MERFNDEQYVRLRNRKLGKYYLHADDDGVGVSISQRRNSLNVAWRVHIYHAADGPYLLLHSAAYGRYLAATATPATALYHGFRAELRDYDHPVVPDIMWLDIRAGLGRGVLLQNAGDRYLRANGKYLSWNSGVTVENRDIENGKVSSMMRWIVEPIALTERAPRIPDPIRARLPEDLSVVVLGRQPGAWRGIRFVQTSNEGLYNEAGQGWAGDHIRGRSLYYLRDKLARRVNQQPDRIAMCIRAGCYGRLTPLVVDLPRSGWGDIYQIVVIISGTPAYAALRYPNVGGA from the exons aTGGAACGGTTCAACGACGAGCAGTACGTGCGGCTGCGGAACCGCAAGCTCGGCAAGTACTACCTCCACGCCGACGACGACGGGGTGGGCGTCTCCATCAGCCAGCGCCGCAACTCGCTGAACGTGGCGTGGAGGGTGCACATCTACCACGCCGCCGACGGCCCGTACCTGCTCCTCCACAGCGCCGCCTACGGCCGCTACCTCGCCGCCACGGCCACGCCGGCGACGGCCTTGTACCACGGCTTCCGCGCCGAGCTGCGCGACTACGACCATCCGGTGGTGCCGGATATCATGTGGCTGGACATCAGGGCGGGGCTGGGGCGTGGCGTGCTGCTCCAAAACGCTGGCGACCGCTACCTCCGCGCCAACGGCAAGTACCTCAGCTGGAACTCCGGCGTCACCGTCGAGAACAGAGATATTGAGAATGGGAAGGTCAGCTCCATGATGCGCTGGATCGTCGAGCCCATCGCCCTCACAGAGCGCGCGCCTCGCATTCCAGACCCGATTCGG GCCCGCCTCCCTGAAGACCTCTCCGTCGTCGTGTTAGGGCGCCAGCCAGGGGCGTGGCGGGGGATTCGGTTCGTGCAAACGAGCAACGAGGGGCTCTACAACGAGGCCGGGCAAGGCTGGGCCGGAGACCATATCAGGGGGAGGTCCTTGTACTACCTGAGGGACAAGCTGGCTAGACGGGTCAACCAGCAGCCCGACCGCATCGCCATGTGCATCCGAGCGGGCTGCTACGGGAGGCTGACCCCACTCGTCGTCGACCTGCCCCGCAGTGGCTGGGGCGACATCTACCAGATCGTCGTCATCATCTCCGGGACCCCTG CCTATGCTGCGCTGCGATACCCGAATGTCGGCGGAGCGTAG